A stretch of the Pelmatolapia mariae isolate MD_Pm_ZW linkage group LG23, Pm_UMD_F_2, whole genome shotgun sequence genome encodes the following:
- the LOC135932296 gene encoding uncharacterized protein LOC135932296 has product MAVLLHPRTVIGTLEDVYVVSLPAGVTEIPSNVATMASHTATPTVQDQMARIDLSKLSAEEQGQVRSLLKKYSSVFSAHDTDLGCTNLISHDIPLLDDIPVRQRYRRIPPSDYEVVKEHINQLLGAKVIRESSSPYASPIVLVKKKDGSPRMCVDYRQLNNKTRKDAFPLPRIEESLDALTGARWFSTMDLASGYNQVPVTEEDRPKTAFCTPFGLFEWNRMPFGLCNAPSTFQRLMQRLFGDQQCQSLLLYLDDIVIFSSTVQQHLERLDVVLGRLQQEGLKAKLAKCAFFQREVRYLGHVISDQGVSTDPSKVEVVANWQSPKTASELRSFLGFASYYRRFVEGFAKLAAPLHRLVAEWGGRKSKKRSEHGVAENWTAACAQSFEALKTKLTTAPVLAYADFSLPFILEVDASHGGLGAVLSQEQGGKVRPIAYASRGLRPTERNMLNYSSMKLEFLALKWAMTEKFREYLLGHKCIVYTDNNPLNHLSSAKLGATEQRWAAQLASFDFDLKYRSGRSNTNADVLSRQHPPDLQEIKAMVPGTALPEPLQQALRLGPAEVSQAAITVLPHLTTPDLHTLQQVDPVIKEILVFWRRKQRPSFEERQQLSPPALVLLRQWDRLIERDGVLYRQVHRPDGAEVVLQLLLPSALIEQVLTHQVTVTYDIPVRQRYRRIPPSDYEVVKEHINQLLGAKVIRESSSPYASPIVLVKKKDGSPRMCVDYRQLNNKTRKDAFPLPRIEESLDALTGARWFSTMDLASGYNQVPVTEEDRPKTAFCTPFGLFEWNRMPFGLCNAPSTFQRLMQRLFGDQQCQSLLLYLDDIVIFSSTVQQHLERLDVVLGRLQQEGLKAKLAKCAFFQREVRYLGHVISDQGVSTDPSKVEVVANWQSPKTASELRSFLGFASYYRRFVEGFAKLAAPLHRLVAEWGGRKSKKRSEHGVAENWTAACAQSFEALKTKLTTAPVLAYADFSLPFILEVDASHGGLGAVLSQEQGGKVRPIAYASRGLRPTERNMLNYSSMKLEFLALKWAMTEKFREYLLGHKCIVYTDNNPLNHLSSAKLGATEQRWAAQLASFDFDLKYRSGRSNTNADVLSRQHPPDLQEIKAMVPGTALPEPLQQALRLGPAEVSQAAITVLPHLTTPDLHTLQQVDPVIKEILVFWRRKQRPSFEERQQLSPPALVLLRQWDRLIERDGVLYRQVHRPDGAEVVLQLLLPSALIEQVLTHQVTVTCYS; this is encoded by the exons ATGGCGGTTTTGCTTCATCCCAGGACTGTTATAGGGACCCTGGAGGATGTTTACGTGGTCAGTTTGCCTGCTGGTGTGACAGAAATACCCTCGAATGTAGCAACAATGGCCTCTCACACCGCAACCCCTACTGTGCAGGATCAGATGGCAAGAATTGATTTGTCTAAACTGTCAGCAGAGGAACAGGGACAGGTGAGGTCTCTCCTTAAGAAATACAGCTCGGTCTTTTCTGCTCATGACACTGATTTGGGTTGCACTAACTTGATCTCCCATGACATTCCGCTCTTAGATGATATCCCCGTGCGGCAGCGTTATAGGCGCATCCCCCCTTCAGACTATGAGGTTGTGAAAGAGCATATTAATCAGTTACTAGGGGCCAAGGTGATTAGAGAGAGTAGCAGCCCCTATGCTTCTCCCATCGTGCTCGTTAAGAAAAAGGATGGCAGCCCACGCATGTGTGTTGATTATCGGCAATTGAACAACAAGACAAGGAAAGATGCATTCCCCCTGCCGCGCATTGAAGAGTCCCTAGATGCGCTGACTGGTGCCCGTTGGTTTTCCACCATGGATTTAGCAAGTGGCTACAATCAGGTCCCAGTTACGGAAGAGGATAGGCCCAAGACTGCCTTCTGTACTCCTTTCGGCCTATTTGAGTGGAACCGAATGCCATTTGGGCTCTGTAATGCCCCTAGCACCTTCCAGAGACTAATGCAACGCCTTTTCGGTGATCAACAGTGCCAGTCTCTGCTTCTCTATCTTGATGACATTGTAATCTTCTCATCAACAGTACAGCAACATCTTGAGCGGCTGGATGTGGTGCTAGGTCGGCTTCAGCAGGAGGGTTTGAAAGCAAAGCTTGCCAAATGTGCCTTTTTCCAGCGGGAGGTTCGCTACTTGGGCCACGTCATCTCCGATCAGGGCGTCTCCACGGACCCTAGTAAGGTGGAAGTTGTGGCTAACTGGCAGTCTCCTAAAACTGCTTCGGAACTACGCTCCTTTCTTGGGTTTGCCAGCTATTATCGCCGTTTTGTAGAGGGTTTTGCCAAGTTGGCGGCACCCCTGCATAGACTGGTGGCAGAGTGGGGAGGCAGAAAATCAAAGAAGAGGTCAGAGCATGGTGTAGCGGAGAACTGGACTGCAGCGTGTGCTCAAAGTTTTGAGGCATTAAAGACTAAACTGACAACAGCACCAGTGCTTGCTTATGCAGATTTCtctttgccttttattttagaaGTGGATGCCAGCCACGGCGGCCTAGGGGCAGTGCTCTCCCAGGAGCAGGGAGGTAAGGTGAGGCCAATAGCCTATGCCAGTCGGGGTTTGAGGCCTACTGAGCGCAATATGCTAAATTATAGCTCAATGAAGCTggagtttttggcacttaagTGGGCCATGACTGAGAAGTTTAGAGAGTACTTGTTGGGCCACAAGTGTATTGTTTACACCGACAACAATCCTCTTAATCACTTGTCTTCTGCTAAACTTGGGGCTACTGAACAGCGCTGGGCAGCTCAGCTCGCTTCGTTTGACTTCGACTTAAAGTACAGGTCAGGAAGGAGTAATACGAATGCAGACGTTTTATCTCGCCAGCATCCACCCGATCTTCAGGAAATTAAAGCCATGGTTCCTGGTACAGCCTTGCCTGAACCTCTTCAACAAGCCTTGCGGCTGGGACCAGCTGAGGTATCCCAAGCTGCCATTACAGTTTTGCCCCATCTCACTACTCCTGATCTTCATACCCTCCAACAGGTCGACCCAGTGATAAAGGAGATCCTGGTGTTCTGGAGACGGAAGCAGCGACCCAGCTTTGAGGAGCGACAGCAGCTTTCCCCACCTGCTCTGGTGCTGCTACGACAATGGGATCGTCTGATTGAAAGGGATGGAGTTCTGTATCGTCAGGTTCATCGCCCTGATGGTGCCGAGGTGGTACTTCAGCTTTTGCTGCCTAGTGCACTAATTGAGCAGGTGCTGACTCATCAAGTGACAGTGACCT ATGATATCCCCGTGCGGCAGCGTTATAGGCGCATCCCCCCTTCAGACTATGAGGTTGTGAAAGAGCATATTAATCAGTTACTAGGGGCCAAGGTGATTAGAGAGAGTAGCAGCCCCTATGCTTCTCCCATCGTGCTCGTTAAGAAAAAGGATGGCAGCCCACGCATGTGTGTTGATTATCGGCAATTGAACAACAAGACAAGGAAAGATGCATTCCCCCTGCCGCGCATTGAAGAGTCCCTAGATGCGCTGACTGGTGCCCGTTGGTTTTCCACCATGGATTTAGCAAGTGGCTACAATCAGGTCCCAGTTACGGAAGAGGATAGGCCCAAGACTGCCTTCTGTACTCCTTTCGGCCTATTTGAGTGGAACCGAATGCCATTTGGGCTCTGTAATGCCCCTAGCACCTTCCAGAGACTAATGCAACGCCTTTTCGGTGATCAACAGTGCCAGTCTCTGCTTCTCTATCTTGATGACATTGTAATCTTCTCATCAACAGTACAGCAACATCTTGAGCGGCTGGATGTGGTGCTAGGTCGGCTTCAGCAGGAGGGTTTGAAAGCAAAGCTTGCCAAATGTGCCTTTTTCCAGCGGGAGGTTCGCTACTTGGGCCACGTCATCTCCGATCAGGGCGTCTCCACGGACCCTAGTAAGGTGGAAGTTGTGGCTAACTGGCAGTCTCCTAAAACTGCTTCGGAACTACGCTCCTTTCTTGGGTTTGCCAGCTATTATCGCCGTTTTGTAGAGGGTTTTGCCAAGTTGGCGGCACCCCTGCATAGACTGGTGGCAGAGTGGGGAGGCAGAAAATCAAAGAAGAGGTCAGAGCATGGTGTAGCGGAGAACTGGACTGCAGCGTGTGCTCAAAGTTTTGAGGCATTAAAGACTAAACTGACAACAGCACCAGTGCTTGCTTATGCAGATTTCtctttgccttttattttagaaGTGGATGCCAGCCACGGCGGCCTAGGGGCAGTGCTCTCCCAGGAGCAGGGAGGTAAGGTGAGGCCAATAGCCTATGCCAGTCGGGGTTTGAGGCCTACTGAGCGCAATATGCTAAATTATAGCTCAATGAAGCTggagtttttggcacttaagTGGGCCATGACTGAGAAGTTTAGAGAGTACTTGTTGGGCCACAAGTGTATTGTTTACACCGACAACAATCCTCTTAATCACTTGTCTTCTGCTAAACTTGGGGCTACTGAACAGCGCTGGGCAGCTCAGCTCGCTTCGTTTGACTTCGACTTAAAGTACAGGTCAGGAAGGAGTAATACGAATGCAGACGTTTTATCTCGCCAGCATCCACCCGATCTTCAGGAAATTAAAGCCATGGTTCCTGGTACAGCCTTGCCTGAACCTCTTCAACAAGCCTTGCGGCTGGGACCAGCTGAGGTATCCCAAGCTGCCATTACAGTTTTGCCCCATCTCACTACTCCTGATCTTCATACCCTCCAACAGGTCGACCCAGTGATAAAGGAGATCCTGGTGTTCTGGAGACGGAAGCAGCGACCCAGCTTTGAGGAGCGACAGCAGCTTTCCCCACCTGCTCTGGTGCTGCTACGACAATGGGATCGTCTGATTGAAAGGGATGGAGTTCTGTATCGTCAGGTTCATCGCCCTGATGGTGCCGAGGTGGTACTTCAGCTTTTGCTGCCTAGTGCACTAATTGAGCAGGTGCTGACTCATCAAGTGACAGTGACCTGTTATTCCTGA